A region of the Arenibacter antarcticus genome:
CGTATTATGGAACTCTCGGAGTATTATTTAACAGAATGCGAATTTGATATATTGAATAAAAACAAGGAACAGATTACCGCTCTATTCTTACAAAATGCCGCCTCCTTAAATCTTGTGGAACTAGGGGCCGGTAATGGTAAGAAAACGAAAATAATCCTAAAGCAACTCCTTAAAACAAATAGAGAATTCAGGTATGTACCGATTGATATCAGTGATAATGCCCTTGCCAAACTTAAGAATTCCCTATCCTTGGAATTTCCAAATATAAAAGTAATCCCTAAGCAAGGTACTTATTTTAATATGTTGGAAACCATCGAATCTTCCGAAACCATAAAAAATGTAATCCTATTTTTGGGGTCCAACATTGGCAATCTTACGCGTGATCAAGCCATTATTTTTCTAGCCAAATTAGCAAAAGGAATGCATGGAAACGATATGATTTTTATAGGTTGCGACCAAAAAAAGAACCCTCAGACCATATTAAATGCCTATAACGACCCACATGGCGTAACCGAAGCCTTTAACAAAAATCTATTGGAACGTATAAACAAGGATTTAAATGCCAATTTTAATCTGGATAACTTTATACACTGGGAGGTTTATGACCCCGAATCAGGAACCGCAAAAAGTTATTTAGTTTCCAAAACTGCTCAAAGGGTTACAATTGAAAGTTTGGATCTTGAAATTGATTTTAAGGCATGGGAAACCATACATACAGAAATATCACAAAAATATGACGATGCACACATAGCAGATTTAGCCCAAGCAGCTGGGCTACGCATACTTACCCAATTTTCGGATGACAAGAATTATTTCAAAAACTATATCCTTATCAAGAAGTAAACCTTTAGTATGACCAATTTATGAGTTGTAAATGGCCTATTGCTTAGGAATTATAAACTGCCCCTAAAGCAACTAAAATACGCCCCTACTTTTCTACTTCTACCTTAATCTGGAATTGGGGGAAATTCCAGAATTTTAAATCAATTACCTCAAGGCAAGCCCATGAGGCATCGGACAGAAACTACCGATAACATTTCTACCCAAGCCTTGCAGTATTCAAATCTCACTTGGTGAGAAAATCATCCTATTGATCACTCAGGACACTAGGCTTAAAAATTTTTAATTGGGAGATTACAATTCCAACACTGAATTTTCGGTACCCGCGTACTCATTCCATTGTAAACGGTCAGCCTCTTGTTCATTCACAAATTCACCATCTACTAAATACTTAAATTCATAGGTTTTATCTTTTGGGAATTCGAATGTACCTTTAAAGGTTCCGTTCTTTAATCTCTTTAAAACACTCTTTTCAGAACTCCAATCATTGAAATCACCTACAACAGCTACTTTTACAGCCTTTTCAGCTGGTACGGAAAAAGTAACTTTACATACTGGTCTAGTTTTTAAATATTGTTTAGAAATTGCCATAACCTTACTATTTAAGTTTTTACAAACTTACACCATTAAACTTCTCCTTGCCAATGACCATAATCAGTTTTATCAATTTCTTAAAATAAAATTGCTCTTAGGGCTACATTTATAAATAAGCCCCCTCAATTTTCATTAACCCGGAATACTCAGCCTTACTTTAAGATTTTCACAATCCTATCTATTTCATTTTCTGTATTATAGAAATGAAAAGCAAGCCGTATACCACCTCCGCGCTGTGCACACAAAACATCATTCTGCATTAATTTCGAATATTCTTTATCTCCCCCTGCTATATTAAATATGGAGCTGTGAACGTTTCTATCTATTATATAGGACTCCAAAAGGCCTAGGTTTCCAAATTCTGATAGCGCCTTATTAGAAAGTAACTTTATTTGTTCAGATATTACGTCCATACCAATTTCAGAAAGAAATTTCAGGGAATAGTTTAGACTTCCAAAAGCCATGCTATCTAGGTGTCCAGGTTCAAACCTATTGGAAAACGAAACTGCATCCTTGCCATCCAAATTTCCCCTAGCAGCATTAAACCCGATGGTAGGACAGTTAAATCTCCCAGCTACGGTATCAGAAAACAACATAAAACCATTTCCAGAACCTCCCAACAACCATTTATAGCCACTTGCACCAAGTACATCGATACCTGAAGTGTCAAAATTTATACTCTCTGTTCCACAAAATTGAGTTCCATCTGCGATAATAATCAAGTCTGGATATTCCTTTTTTAAGGTTTTTAAGAATTCTACATCAATTTTAACGCCATTTAGCCATTGCACCAAGCTTAAGGCCAGTAGTGTTATCTTGTCAGATTTAATCTTATTAAAAATATGCTCCTCTAGATCTGCCGATATATCCACATAAGAAATACTAAAATCCCTAGACTCAAAAGGCCAGTTTACCGAAGGATAATCTCCCTTCAGAAGCAACACCTTTTCTTTTTTACCCAACCCTTCCAATAAAAGATTGATTCCAATAGAGAAATTGGGAGTTAAGGCTACATTTTCGCTCTTGCAGCTAAAGAACTTGGACACTGTATTTCTAGTTTCGGACACTATTTTGCCCAATTTAGAACTAAGCTTTCTACCTCCAATCAGTACATCTAGATCGTGTTCTTGCCGCCAGTCTAACAGCCCATCGTAAAGCAATCCTGAGGTGGCCGTATCCGCATAGCAATATTGATTTAAAACAGGGAATTGTTTAATTATGTTTTTCATAGTCGAAGTGGTAAAAATTTGAATTTTGGTATCTTTGCCCTAAAGATAACTATTAGCATGTTCAGCAAAAATAAAAAGGATTTTAAAATAGATTTAGAGCAGCACCAACTGTTGGAATATGCTCAGGCCAGAATAAAGCAAAAGAAGCGTTTATTTAATCACTTTGTGTTTTTTTTGGTGGGAGGTGTATTTTTTATCTTGATCAATAAAATTCTAGGTTACGGTAAAACGTATGACTGGTTTATCTGGGCAATTGTACTTTGGGCCTTTTTATTTGTAATACATGCCTTTAACGTCTATTTTACCTCAAAATTCATGGGTCCAGAATGGGAAAGGGTTCAAAGGGAAAGATTGGTCTTAAAACAGAAACAAAAAATTGCCGAAATTCAGAAAGAAATAGAAACGGACTTCCCATTGTCCCGCATCAATAAAAAAATAGAATAGTGCACACGATATCCATGATAGCTGCAGCAGCTGAAAACAATGCTCTAGGAAAAGACAATGACCTTTTATGGCATTTGCCCGACGATTTTAAGTATTTTAAAAAACGCACCTCCGGTCATAAAATAATTATGGGAAGAAAAACTTTTGAAAGTTTCCCTAAACCCCTACCCAACCGGGTGCATATTGTTATTACTAGAGATCCGAACTACCACATTCCCTTCACTGATTGTATAGTGGTACATTCTCTTGAAGAAGCCCTAGAACTGGTAAAAGACGAATCGCTTTCCTTTATTATTGGCGGTGGAGAAATCTACCATCTTGGAATGGAATACGCCAATCAAATAGAGCTTACCAGGGTCCATGAATCTTTTGAAGCGGACACTTTTTTCCCGAACTTTAACGACAAGGAATGGATACTTACCCAAAAGGAATTCCACCCAAAAGACGAACGACATGATTATGATTTTACCTATCTAACCTACGTAAAAAAGACGTAGGCCAGTTTCCCTTAAAAATAGCGGAGGGTCTTATCGGTATTATGAATTGACCTTCATTTTGGCGACCAACTCCTTCAAATCTTTAATAATGGACCTTCCTTTATCTTTATTGTACCATTTCTGGAGCGATAGTTTAAAGGCCGTATCTATTGCACCGTTCTCATTCTTATAATCTACCACCATCTTTGTGGCTACTGTAGATCTAGGTCCCCAGCTGGTTACCACCTCATAATCACGATCCAGGACCATAAGTTTTGGAATAGAACGCGTCCCATTGGTCAGAAATAGGTCCATCAGTGTTGGATTATCATCGCGTAATACTATTTTAAGATCCAAATTGTCAATACCAGAGCAAATCTTATTTAAGATCGGAATGGTCTGAGCGCCATCGGCACACCAACTTTCCAAAAGAACCAACCAGGTTTGTTTCTCCCCTATTTCTTTAAATACGGCCATATCCTCTTCAAGAATAGTTATGGTCTTATCTAGTCTGCGCATTCTAGCGCTATTTAATTTGGTGAATTCTATCCGCTGTTCGGTTTGTTCGTCACCTGTGCTCTTTTCTTCGGCAACTAAATTGTTTACCAAGAAAATATAGGCTTTATAACTCATCGCCTGATCCATGTTTTTCTCAATCAATTGGTTTTGCATTATTTTATAATTTTATTTCGTTATTAATGCGCTGTTACTTCTAGGTGATGCAAAAAATAATCCAGGTTAAAATAGCCGCCTTTATTTTCTTTTCTCTCTAAGGATTGTTCAATAATTAGATGTGCCACATTTACCATATTGCGTAGCTCACACAATTGGGTATTCAATTTGGATCCATGATAAAGAGCCTCCACCTCTTTGTGAATTTCATCCAATTGCCCTTTAGCCTTTAAAAGGCCCTCATTACACCTAACAATACCTACATACCGCCTCATTAATTCTTGTAATCTTTCCGTTATATCCAAAATTATGGATCCCAAGTTTTTATCGGTATGGGTATTGACTTCGATCCAATGGGGTTGATCCATTTCCATGAACTGAGGTTCATTTTCGGAAAGATAGGTATCGCATTTATGTGCATAAACCAGCGCTTCCAACAGCGAATTGGATGCCAACCTATTAGCCCCATGCAATCCTGTCCGGGAACATTCTCCCAATGCAAAAAGATTCTTGAGGTTTGTAGCCCCATTTTTGTCCACGACAATACCTCCACATAGATAGTGGGCAGCTGGAACTACGGGAATCCAATCTTTTTCTACATTTATATTTCGCTTTAGGCATTCGTTAAAAATGTTCGGAAAATGAACCTTAAAATCGGACATGTCCAAATGCGTGCAATCCAAGTAAACAAAAGACGTTTTGTTTTTTTTCAATACGGTATCAATAGCTCGGGATACAATGTCCCTGGAAGCGAGTTCCGCCCGTTTATCAAACTTTAGCATAAACCGCTCCCCTTCACCATCCCTTAAATAGGCGCCAAACCCTCTAACTGCCTCAGAAATTAAAAATAAACGACCTTGGACCTTCTCATATAATGCGGTGGGGTGAAACTGAACAAACTCCATCTCCTTTATTCTTGCTTTTGCTCTATACGCCATACCAATACCGTCTCCCGTTGCAACCATTGGATTGGTAGTATGCCCATAAAGCCTTCCTATCCCGCCAGTAGCCAATATGGTAGCCCTTGCTTTTATAGGATAGATCCTTTCCGTTTTTTGATCCATGACATAGGCTCCGTAACAGGCCGGTGCTTCTTCTATAGTGTTTTTTAAGTGATGCTGGGTGATAAGATCAATGGCAAAATGGTAGTTTAAGATTGATATATTGGCCAATTGACGCACCTTGTTCAACAGTATGGTTTCTATCTCTCTACCTGTAGTATCTCTGTTATGTACAATTCGGTTTTCTGAATGTCCCCCTTCCCTGGCGAGATCTAGCCTACCCTTGCTGTCCCTATCAAAATTTGCGCCCCAAGCCATTAGATCCATCAGTCTTTCTGGGCCTTCATTAACTACCATCTCCACTACAGAGGCATTACAACATCCATCACCTGCGATCAGGGTATCCATTAGGTGCTTTTTAAAGGAATCTTTTTCCTGATCCATTACGATAGCTACACCACCTTGGGCATGGGTAGTATTGGAATCGTCCTCCGATTGTTTGGTAACGATATAAATAGACCTATCAGGATGTTTTTCAGCCATTTTAATGGCAAATGTAAGTCCGGCAACACCAGAACCAATCACTAAATAATCTGTAGTGCGCATAGGTTTCTACTTAGAAATTTCCAACATTCTCTCTATGGGGATAAGTGCCTTCTTCCTAATTCTTTCAGTGACGGTTATTTCAGGCGTTTCAAACAAAAGACAATCGTAAAGTTTCTGAATGGTATTGACTTTCATAAATGCACATTCGCTACAGGCACAGGTATTATCTTCTTCTATGGGAGCGGGAATCAATGTTGCCTTGGGTACTTCCTTCTGCATTTCATGCAAAATACCAACCTCTGTGGCCACGATAAATTTATTGTATGGACGTTGTTTTACAAAGGCGATCATCCCTGCGGTAGATCCGACATATTGAGCAACTTGAAGGATATGCTCCTCCGATTCTGGATGCGCAATTATGATGGCATCTGGATTTTGACGGGAAACTTTTAAAAGCTTATCTATGGAAAAAGCTTCATGAACAATACAACTTCCGTCCCACAATAACATATCCCTCCCCGTTTTCTTAATAATATACTTCCCCAAATTCTTATCGGGTGCGAATAGTATTGGTTTATGCTCTGGGATCGAAGAAATAATCTTAAGCGCATTAGAGGAAGTACAGACCAAATCGCTCATGGCCTTGATTTCTGCGGAACAATTAATATAGGTTACCACCACATGGTCTGGGTATAGCTTCCTAAAGCGTTTAAAAGCATCTGGGGGACAGGAATCTGCCAAGGAACATCCAGCGTTTAAATCGGGCAATAATACTTTTTTGGTCGGATTAAGTATTTTGGCCGTTTCTGCCATAAAATGAACCCCAGCAAAAACTATGATATCGGCCGCTACCGCAGCCGCCTTTTGCGATAATCCAAGGCTATCTCCCACATAATCTGCTACCTCCTGAATCTCTGGCCGCTGATAGTAATGCGCTAAGATAACCGCATTCTTTTTTGCCTTAAGCAATTGAATTTTTTGTTTAATATCCATTTTGGGGAGTCAATGTCCAATACAAACCTAATGGTAGCAAGAAGAACAGAAAATGACTTCTGTCATATTTAGGATATTTATATCCTTTATTGAAAATCAACTATGTTGAGCATCGGGGAGATAGGATATAAATTCTAAAAGGGACACAGTAAACACATCGATTTAAAAATCCAAAAAACGAATTTCATAGGCCACACCCGTCGGTTTGACAAAACTTTCCAACACCTCAACATCCTTATTGCTATAAAATTGAAATTTTGCTTTGGAAGTTAGAGGTGTGCATAAATTATAATTCTCCAAAACTTTTTTTGTTTGACGAGCCACCCCCTCTCCGGAATCTATAATTTTGACATGGTTTGGTAAAATATTAGTAAGCAAAGGGATTAAATACGGGTAGTGTGTACATCCCAAAACCAATTGGTCTATGCCTTCTTGAAGCATTGGCGCCAAATAGCGTTCCAATAGCGTCTTTGTTTTTAGAGAAGTAAGCTCTCCATTCTCTATCAACTCTACCAGACCGGTACCTTTCTGTTCCAGAATCCGTATCCCGTTAGCATGGCTCTCGGAAGTACTATGAAAAAGACGGCTAGACAAGGTACCTTTAGTTGCCAAGACCCCCACTTTTTTGGTCTTGGAATTTAGGGCAGCAGTTTTTATTGCCGGTTCTATTCCAATAATCGGCAGATCGTACTTTGCCCTGAGTTCTTCTATGGCATTGGTAGTGGCAGTATTGCAAGCAATCACAATTAACTTACACCCTTTACCGATAAGATAGTCAACATTTTTAATACTCAACGCTAAGATCTGTTCTTGTGATTTCTCACCATAAGGGGCATTTTTACTATCTGCCAAATAGATGGTAGATTCATTCGGAAGCAGTTTATGGATTTCCCTCCATATAGAGGTGCCACCAATACCAGAATCAAAAATACCTATTGGACCTTTATTCATTGAACAAAATTTAAGAGCTTAAAGTTACATTATTAATACTTTTCTATCACGAATAATATGAATCGGTTATTTGGGTACCCTAGGCATAGGATATAGGCACCCAAACGGAAAATGCTTCTTGAACAGCCCCATATTTAACCAAATCAGCTATACTACCGATAATGAAAAACCTAAACAATAAAAAAAGCCATGCAATTGCATGGCTCTTATTTACTACTCTTCTAATTCCGTTAGTTTAGAAACCCAATTGTTTCTTAACCTCTGGTAAAATATCTTTTCCCTTGGCTACGATAAGTCCACCCCCTTGGGTAGCGTCCATTACGTAATCTATTCCTTGAGCAGCGGCTACTGCCTCAATAGCTTTTTTGGCCTTTTCAGTAATAGGTCCTAAAAGCTCTCCTTGCTTCTTTTGCAATTCTTGTTGCGCAGTCTGTTGAGCCTCTCCAATATTTTTTTCAAATCCTTGCAATTCAGCAGCTCTCTTCTGATTTTCCTCTTCAGATTTAGAAGCGGATTCATTAGAGTACTGAGTGTACTTATTTCTCAATTCTGTCATAGAACTCTCGATATCGGCCCTATAGGTTTCCTGTAACTTTTTAAGTTCCGCATCGGCGGCTTTCATCTCTGGCATTTCAGAAAGTAATTTCTGTACATCTATGTGAGCAATCTTTGCCTGTGCGTTTACAAAACCAGTAGCTGCTACGAACAAAACTAAGGCTACCGCAAATTTCTTTATTTGTTTCATGTTTTTCATCAATGTTTGAGTGTTAATTTTAAAAATTTAGTTATATAAATGTTTGTAATGATTCCTTATTCTATTATTTGTCTTTTATATCGTCGATATCCTTTCTCCCGCTTCTCTCTTCGGCTTCCTGTTTCCTTTTAGCCTCTCTTTCGTCCAACAATTGTTTTCTTCTTGCCTCGTAAGCTTTCTTCCGTTCTTCTCTAATCCTTAGTTGCTCTTCCCGTTTTTCCTCAGCGGTTTTATTTCTTGCTTCCTCCGCTTGCTTAGCTAGTTCTTGCCGTTGCAATAGCGCATCGCTAATCTCCTCTTCAGCCTCTTCGTCCTCAAAATCTTCAAAACTATTTCTAGAGTCCTTCCTGTTTGGGGCGCTAATTTTCCTAGTTCTAGAGATCCCTCTTAATACCAAGTCGCTAATATCGTACCTTTTTTCTGAATACAACATTACAACATCTGCCGATTTATCAAAAATAAAATCATATTTTTTATTGGCACCAATTTTCTGTACTTCATTAAAGACCTGATCTTGTATGGGCTGTATTAATCTTCTTTTTTGCAAGACCAAATCGCCAGAAGGTCCAAATCTATTTTGTTGATATTCCAACATCTCCTTTTCCAAGATCTGTATTTCCTCTTCCCGCTCTGAAATCAATTCGGACGTCAGCAGCACTTTCTCCGCCATAAGATCTTGTTTCATTTGATCTATTACGGCCTTTTCCTTTTCCAGTTCAAGTTTCCACTTATGAACTTTATTGGCCAATTGCTCGTTAGCCTCCCTATATTCCTCTACATTTTCTAGGATATACTCCATATCCACATACCCTATTCTTACGCCTCTTTGGGCAGTGAGACTAGCGGTGGTTATGACCATCAAAAGGACTAAAAGTAATTTTCCGTTACTATTCATAATATCTTCGTTTTATACTATAGAAAATATCGTGCCAAAATAATGAATTATCCTAAAACGAGCCCTAAAACGCATAAAACTGCTACATTAATTTTATTGATTAGAACTGTTGTCCTATAATAAAGTGCGTTTGCCATCCACTAGGTCCAGCGGAGTTTGGATTGTAATCTTGATCAAATCCATAACCAAAATCGATTCCCAAAAGTCCAAATGCTGGCATAAAAATTCGCAGACCCACCCCGGCCGATCTTTTTATTTCAAACGGATCAAAGTCCTGAAAAGTATTGAATGCGTTACCGGCCTCTAAAAACGCCAGGCCATAAATAGACGCTGATGGTTTTAGGGTAAGTGGATATCTTAACTCCAAGGAGTATTTATTGTACACGATTCCACCGTCTTGTATTTGTTGACCAGAAATTGGATCTACACTATATGGAGTTAATGATTGGTTTTCATAACCTCTCAAAGAAATCACATCCCTACCATCCAAAGTATAGGTTCCCATTCCGTCTCCTCCAATATAGTAACGCTCAAAAGGCACTTTGCCCACTCTTTCGTTATAGCTGCCCAAAAACCCAAATTCGGCATTGGTCCTAAGTACTAATTTACCTACTAGAGTAGTATACCAGTCTCCTTTAAAGTTTACCTTATAAAATTCTAACCACTTAAATCGCTCTTGGTCTATTCGCTCTACCTCTGCATTGTTCTTTTCCTTAACAGCTATCTTTAAATCGGAATTTAACTGCTTATAGTCTTTGTTATTGAACAAGGAGAATGGCGGCGTAAATTTTGCAGTTATTTCAAAATTTGAACCAGATCTAGGGAAAATTCGTCCTCCACCGGTCGCATTTCTAGAAATCCCCAAGCTATAAGCTATAGAGTTAGATTGTCCGTTACCAAAGTTAAATAGTCCTAAATTATAATTTTTAAAATCGTATAACTGATATCCTATAGAATGTGAAATGGTAAAGAAATCATCTGGCCATTGCACCCTTTTTGCCAGACCAACGGTTATACCCGTAATGGAAAAGGTTCTGTTTTTATCTGGCTTTCTACTTACGTAGGGATTGTAATAAAATTGCTGGGTCCTAGAAAGCGACATATTAAAACGCACGGGCTTCTTGCCTCCCAACCAAGGTTCAGAAAAGTTAAGGCTGTACACCCTATAGGTTCTACTGGCTTGTAAACGCAGGGCAAATGTCTGACCATCACCCATAGGCACCGGCTTATAAGCCTCGCCATTAAATAAGTTTTTTATTGAGAAATTGCTAAAGGAAAGTCCCAAGGTACCAATAAAACCACCGCCTCCGTAGCCACCTTGCAATTCGATCTGGCTAGAGCCCGACTCCACTAAGTTATAAGCGATGTCTACCGTTCCTTCATTTGGATTTGGATTCTGGATGTCCGGTGTAATTTGCTCGGCATCAAAAAAGCCCAACTGACCCAATTCCCTAATACTCCTTATAATATCTGATTTATTATAGCGCTGCCCAGGCCTAGTTCGCAATTCCCTGAAAATTACGTGATCGTTGGTCTTATCGTTTCCGGCAACAGTTATATGATTCAAGAAGGTCTCTTTCCCCTCTATGATCCTAATCTCAAAATTGATGGTATCATTTTCAGCAGACATTTCTACTGGATTGATACTAGAAAATAAATAACCGTTGTTCTGATAGGCATTGGTTAAATCGGTAGCATCTGGGTCAGAGGCGTCCGCTATACGCTTTCTCAACAACACCCCATTATAGGTATCTCCCTTTTTCAGCCCTAATACTCTGGCCAATTGGCGATCGCTATACACGGTATTCCCTACAAAATCTATTTCTCCAAAATAGTATTTGTTACCTTCCTCCACTTTTATTTTTAGATCGATAAGATTATCACCAACCCTAACAAAAGTATCAGAAATTACCCTAGCATCTCTATATCCTTTTTCAGCATATTTATCTACCAAAGTAACCAAGTCTTCCTTGTAGTCTTCTTCTATGTATTTGGATTTTTTCCAGAAACGATAAAATTTCTTCTTTTTGGTGTTTTTTAAGGCCTTGCTAAGTTTCTTATCTGACAATTTTTCGTTGCCTTCAAAAACAATATCGTTAACCTTTACCTTTTCGCCCTTTTTAATATTGATCACCATACTCTGGGTATTGGTATCTACCGTATCCTTTGCAGTGGCAATATTAACATTGGCATTGAGGTAGCCTTTCTTTTTGTACTTATTCTGAAGGTA
Encoded here:
- a CDS encoding outer membrane protein assembly factor — protein: MKRIIALNLFTALTFFFFTSINHAQDPSYEDGKQYILGGLEVTGLQSYNEQTVKTYTGLRVGQPITVPGDEISAVISKLWGLELFTDITFYITNIEGENVFLELNIIERPTLTDVTVYGVKKRKIAEILKDADLKKGKKITESLIANTKNYLQNKYKKKGYLNANVNIATAKDTVDTNTQSMVINIKKGEKVKVNDIVFEGNEKLSDKKLSKALKNTKKKKFYRFWKKSKYIEEDYKEDLVTLVDKYAEKGYRDARVISDTFVRVGDNLIDLKIKVEEGNKYYFGEIDFVGNTVYSDRQLARVLGLKKGDTYNGVLLRKRIADASDPDATDLTNAYQNNGYLFSSINPVEMSAENDTINFEIRIIEGKETFLNHITVAGNDKTNDHVIFRELRTRPGQRYNKSDIIRSIRELGQLGFFDAEQITPDIQNPNPNEGTVDIAYNLVESGSSQIELQGGYGGGGFIGTLGLSFSNFSIKNLFNGEAYKPVPMGDGQTFALRLQASRTYRVYSLNFSEPWLGGKKPVRFNMSLSRTQQFYYNPYVSRKPDKNRTFSITGITVGLAKRVQWPDDFFTISHSIGYQLYDFKNYNLGLFNFGNGQSNSIAYSLGISRNATGGGRIFPRSGSNFEITAKFTPPFSLFNNKDYKQLNSDLKIAVKEKNNAEVERIDQERFKWLEFYKVNFKGDWYTTLVGKLVLRTNAEFGFLGSYNERVGKVPFERYYIGGDGMGTYTLDGRDVISLRGYENQSLTPYSVDPISGQQIQDGGIVYNKYSLELRYPLTLKPSASIYGLAFLEAGNAFNTFQDFDPFEIKRSAGVGLRIFMPAFGLLGIDFGYGFDQDYNPNSAGPSGWQTHFIIGQQF